TTCAACGTGGCCCCGGTTGAGATTGTAGGCAATGGCTACGTAGCCGGCGTGAAGTTTATCCGCACGGAAACCAAGGAGGGCAAGGTGTCAGAAATTGCCGGCTCCGAGTTCGTGGAGCTCTGCGATATGGTGATAAAAGCCACGGGCCAGGCCAAGCAAACCGATTTCCTGAGCCTGATTCCGGGCCTGAAAGTGGACAGCAAAGGCCGCATCGTGGCCGATGCTCACACTGGCCAAACCACCAACCCCCAGTACTTCGCCTCCGGCGACGCCTGGAACGGTGGGGCCGAAGTGGTGAACGCCGCTGCCGAAGCCAAACTCACGGCCCGCGGCATTCACGCCTACCTGAGCAAGTAAATTTTCTCCGAATCTAAAAGCACGTCATGCTGAGCGCAGCCGAAGCATCTCGCGTGTGGTAGTAAATCAATCGTCCAACGATGCGAGCAAGATGCTTCGGCTACGCTCAGCATGACGTTCTGAAGAATAGAAACAATGCCTGATTTATCCATCAATTTCGCCGGCATCAAATCGCCGAACCCCTTCTGGCTGGCTTCGGCTCCGCCTACCAATTCCGGCTACCAAATCATGAAGGCTTTCGACGCCGGCTGGGGCGGCGCGGTGTGGAAGACGCTTGGCGTGCCCGTCGTGAACGTGTCGAGCCGCTACGGCGGGGTGAATTATCGCGACAAGCGGTTGGTCGGATTCAACAATATTGAGCTGATTTCGGACCGCCCGCTAGCCGACAACCTGCGCGAGATTGAGGAAGTGAAAAAACGGTTTCCGAACCATGCCGTCATCGCCTCGCTCATGGTGCAGACCCGGCAAGAGTGGCACGACATCGTGCGCCAGTCGCAGGACGCCGGTGCCGATGGATTTGAGTTGAATTTCGGCTGCCCGCACGGCATGTGCGAGCGCGGCATGGGCTCGGCAGTGGGGCAGGAGCCCAAGGTGTTGCAGATGATAGTGGAGTGGGTGATGGAAGTGGCCACCAAACCCGTCATCGTGAAGCTGACGCCCAACATTTCCGACATTACGGAGCCGGCCATGGCCGCGCGCCGCGGCGGGGCGGATGCCATTTCGCTCATCAATACGATTCAGAGCATTGTTGGGGTTGACCTCGACAAGTTTGCGCCGTATCCGATTGTGGACGGCAAGGGCAGTAACGGCGGCTACTGCGGCCCGGCCGTGAAACCCATTGCCCTGAACATGGTGAAAAACTGCGCGCAGCACCCCGATATCAAGCTGCCCATCTCAGGCATTGGTGGTATCGAAAACTGGCGCGATGCCGTGGAGCACATCTTGCTGGGTGCCAGCAGCGTGCAGGTGTGCACGGCGGCCATGCACTTTGGCTTTGGCATCATTCGCGAAATGACTTCTGGGCTGGAGCAGTACATGGTGGATAAGGGATTTAACACCATCTACGACTTCGTGGGCAAGGCCCTGCCCAACGTGCTGCACTGGGAAGACCTGAACATGAAGTACAAGGTGACGGCCAACATCCACGAGGACAAGTGTATTGGCTGCCAGTTGTGCTACACCGCTTGTGAAGACGGCGCTCACCAGGCCATCAAGCTCAACGCCGGTACCCGCGTGCCGGAAATCATCGAGGAGAACTGCGTGGGCTGCAACCTGTGCTCGCTGGTGTGTCCGGTGGAAGACTGCATTACCATGGACCGCACCGACGACGGCACCCAGCACCTTACCTGGAAGGAGCGCACCCAAGCCGGCACGGCGCCCACCGAATTTAACGATGAGAAAGCAGGCGGCCGCCACCACTGGGTCCCCGAGCCGGCAGCTGCCCTGGGCAAAGAGCGCCACAAAACCCTACCCGGCAAAGCCCGCGTTTTGAACGGCGAAACCGAGTTGCCAGCCACCGCCTAAGCCCAGAATTTTCATTGCCAAAACAAGGGGAGAACCTACTCCCGGATAAGCCGTAAAAAACTAGTGCCCAGATTGCTGCGAGCATCCTTTCGCAATTATTCTAGTCTATATTTTGCATTAACGGCTGTATCCACTTGTTAATTCTACGCGCTTGCGTAGCTGGTTATGAAAACGAAATCCTGGTTGTTTGCTATTGGTTTTTGCGCGCTGCTGTTGAGCGGTTGCGCCGCCTCGGTTGGGGTGGGGGCTGACTATGGGTATTACCCACCGGTTCATGCGTACTACGCTCCCGTTCGGCCTTACTATTACCCGCCCCGCCCCGTGGTTGTGGTGCCCCGCTATTACCGCCCGCCCTACCGCTCGCACTATGACGGCTACCGGCGCGATGGTGGCAACAATGGCTACGGCAACTACGGCCACAGTCGGCGCCGGCTAGACTAAACCGTCTGCATTCGTCGCTGCGGTTTTGTCAACCGCACTGCTCTCCGGGCTGTCCGCACTGCAAGGTGTGAGCAGCCCGGTTTTTATTGAGCCAAACCGAAGGGCTATAGGCCTTGCAATTCGAAGGTGTTGGGCGCGTGCACGGTGCCTGCCCGTTCGCGCAAAGGGCGGCCATTGCGGTTGCTGCGGCTGGCCTGAATTTCTGCCACGATGGCCAGCGCTATTTCTTCGGGCGTTTCGCTGCCC
This region of Hymenobacter sedentarius genomic DNA includes:
- the preA gene encoding NAD-dependent dihydropyrimidine dehydrogenase subunit PreA; its protein translation is MPDLSINFAGIKSPNPFWLASAPPTNSGYQIMKAFDAGWGGAVWKTLGVPVVNVSSRYGGVNYRDKRLVGFNNIELISDRPLADNLREIEEVKKRFPNHAVIASLMVQTRQEWHDIVRQSQDAGADGFELNFGCPHGMCERGMGSAVGQEPKVLQMIVEWVMEVATKPVIVKLTPNISDITEPAMAARRGGADAISLINTIQSIVGVDLDKFAPYPIVDGKGSNGGYCGPAVKPIALNMVKNCAQHPDIKLPISGIGGIENWRDAVEHILLGASSVQVCTAAMHFGFGIIREMTSGLEQYMVDKGFNTIYDFVGKALPNVLHWEDLNMKYKVTANIHEDKCIGCQLCYTACEDGAHQAIKLNAGTRVPEIIEENCVGCNLCSLVCPVEDCITMDRTDDGTQHLTWKERTQAGTAPTEFNDEKAGGRHHWVPEPAAALGKERHKTLPGKARVLNGETELPATA